CTAACTTCGACCACAAATTAGCTGCAGCATCAACACCGGAAACTTCGATGATGATCTCATCTgccagacacaacaaaattgttgaataCGCCTTCTCTTCAGTAACCTCCATCTCAGTAGTAACAGGTTCAACCTTCTTCCCTGACAACGGTGCCCAAAGACCTTGTTGTTTCAGCAACACCTTCATTTTGATTTTCCAGAGACTGAAACTGTTTCTTCCAGTAAACTTGTCGATCTTCATATTTATCCCAGACATCTTCTCACCAGATTCAAcccgaagctctgataccagtttgttgtgacggatgtgagaagatatagattaacagatggataaacaataaagaaagacacaaagatttaacgtggttcacccctaacggctacatccacgggcaaagagagattttattgatggaggaattacagagatatgtctacaagaagatcagatcTAGTTTCTCTGCGGCTGCTTACTAGGTTTAGAGgagacacaaaatatatatagttgtgtctCCGGAAAATCGTAGCACTAGTGGATCTCAAAAGACTAAGGCCCAACATATTCAAGGCATTATTCAACAGTAATGATGAAGACGGAGACGATACCGATGATGATATCGACGTGAAGCAACATAAGCTTGAAATAATGTTCACGTGATCTCTAACTAAACTTAgtgtttggttttattaattaaaatctttAGTGGGTTTTATCGTGTTACGTGCAATAGTTTTCTACGTGCTTTGTTATTTTCCAAGAAATTTTTATAGTTTGGCTTTGGTGTGTGAAAGAGTTTCGGAGAGATTTAATGGTGTCAGTCCCCTAACCTTTGACCTGTGCACCCGCGAGTGAGGTCAAAATACCGAAGAAGGTTATGTGATGGATGACCGCACTTGCACGATATCGCGAATCGATAAGGTTATCAGGACGCACGAGATCTATTTGGTGGGTGAACTCATTCACAcgatatcgcgaatcacttcctgATAGGTCACCTATctttctattactcaagctcaAGTATGATTAATtttggagttctaaacggatgtgtgccCGAAAAGATAAAAGCTCAAGTTGAAGTATGATTAATTTTGTCTATTACCACTTAGTTAcaacctttttatatatatataaatgtttgatCTCTTTTTTGTGAGTGACCATCAGTTATTTCATTCTTGTGGTTACAGATGATAATTCACGTGGTGAATTTCTTGGTCCACTGGTATATATGAATGATCCACCCCTATGATTtctaattcattttatttttttcaattttcaatataaGCACCACTAATTAGGTTTTCTTGATTGATATGTATATGTTTACTTCCCGTTTCTCAGTTTGTTGAAGACAAAGTAAGCGGCAACAGCTATTACTACCCAAAAGGCATTTATTACGTTATGGACTACTTCAAAACCAAATACGGCGACCCTTTAATCTATGTCACCGAAAATGGTGAGTTCTACATGCATCTCTTTTCGTCTATAACATATACTAGTATACTACTATAATTTGTGTGTTTCGAAATAAATCCAAGAAACTGACTTTCAAGTGTTGTGTACTTTTTCATGTTATGTCGGTTTAATTAGGATTTAGTACCCCCAGTTCAGAAAACCGTGAGCAAGCTATTGCCGATTACAAGCGAATCGATTATCTATGCAGCCATCTATGTTTTCTCCGCAAGGTCATCAAGTGAGTGGATGCTACTATAAATGATTTTCTACATATgttatattcttcttctttcttggtaagatttatatatatgattgttcTTGTTTTCAGGGAGAAGGGTGTCAACGTGAGAGGATACTTTGCATGGGCTCTTGGAGATAATTATGAATTCTGCAAAGGTTTCACCGTCAGATTTGGACTCAGTTACGTTAATTGGGAAGATCTGGACGACAGAAACCTCAAAGAATCTGGCAAATGGTACCAGAGATTCATTAACAGGACTGTCAAGAATTCTGCAAAACAAGATTTCCTCCGCTCAAGCCTCTCTTCCCAGAGTCAGAAGAAGAGGCTCGCTGATGCATGAAACACTTTCCACCCTCAAGATCATCTCTATATCTCTCACTCTTCCTACTTACTCCATAGATAAGGAGCTTCTTCTATCTACAATGTACTAAATAAACAATCTCAATAAAAAGATGATCAgttattaaatgaataaaaataatttatctacaGCTACATTATGACAAGTCAAGAGGACGAGAAAAGAGGGGAAATAACacattttaaaacagaaaacacTCAGAAATCTCAAACTAGTCTagcgtaaaaaaatattaacggACGGAGTAGCCTAAATTCACTAATTAGTTTAATAAGTGCAACTTATATAATAAAAGGTATCTTCAACATAATAAATAACAACCAAACCTAATACatactacaagaaatatgagtaTTAGTAGCAGTTCGCGATAGCACGAATTCACAAACTGCTATCAAAAGTGTTAAAATCGGATCACAACTCTATTGTAGCATTAAATTCGcgctaacaaaaaaatttattaagcgGGAACATAAAAACCAATactatagctttttttttttatcaaacaaattgGATTACTAAAGCGGGTTTACACTCCAATATTGGAGTTCATTACACACAGAGCGAAAGCTGATTTTGCCACAGCATCAGCTTCCACATTAAAATTGCGAGAAATGAAATCAAAGGAAATAACATCAAAGCAAGTAGTGAAGTGATAGATATCAAACATGATACCGAACAGTTCAGGTTGTGTCCATCCCTTGTTCAAGAGCTTGATCAGAGATAGGAATCGGACGTTTGAATAGACAGCAAGGGCAACCGCCCGATGTACAGCAATGGCTTCTGCCATTAATGCCTAATCCGCCTTCTGTAATTACTCCTCCGCCTTCCTCTGTCGCTCTTCACCACCATCTTCTCTAGATTCTCACTCCTCTGCTGGCTACGTCAATTCGAGCTCGACGATTGTTctcaagaaagaagatgaatttgTGTTATCATATCCTCTCCTTTGTCCTCAAGCTTCCCCATTTCTTCACTCCAAAGGTCTCTTCTTTCTCTGTCCCGCTCTTTCGAGCAACCCCTTTACCCTCTGGGCGTGATAAACAATCAAGTTTAACACTTTCGAGTTTTTTTACATGTCTCAGAGCTTTATGGCGTCTCATCAGCGAGAATTGAGAGTGTTCGCAGTGGCAACAACCACGGAAGAGGCGTCTGGTAACATATCAGACAGCTCCAATATCTCTACCTGAAGGCTCGTGGAAACAGGTAGAGAGATCTTCTTGATTCTCTTAAAAGTTTGAAAGATTGAATCTTTCTTGTTTGTTTAGGTAGCTGGTGGAGTTACAGCTGCTGGTATGTATGCTGGATTTGCTCTTGTAACCTGTGATGTCGGTGCTGTAGCTGCAGGTCCAAATGCTAGCTATCTCTGTGGTGCTTAATATTTATTCAGTGGCAAATACgtttctagttttatttttttctttcagggGTGTTTACAATGAATGTGGTTGCTGCTCCTGTAGTTTACTGCAAGAAGGTTCTGGTTCCTCTGAGGTAAGACTCTTTTCTTTTGGCTCAGCTTGATTGAGAGAGTCAAGCTTAAAACAATTGAGTGTTAACCCTCAAAGCATGAACACAGTCTATGGCTTATTTTTTCCATACACTAACAACTAAAGATGTGGGCCAAGAGTTTGTAGTGCTTGTACTAATCAGCACAGTCTGCTACTTCTTATTCTTTGAACATTTACTGGTAATACTTGTCTTATTCTCCTGAGGTGTCCCAAAACACGGGCTCTATGTTCTTTAAATGTCATTACAGAGATTACATGACATGACAAGGGTTCTTTATATGTTCTGTAGGTTCGTGACTTGAAATCATAAGCTATCTTATCGCCATTTTCATTCACCTTAGGACGAAGCAGAGGTTCCGGGCTCTGATTATGTCTTCTGTCTGAAAGTTGAGGCAGCTGCTCCGCAGTTTAATGGCTGTGTAAGAATATACATATACTATTAGCTTTTGAGTTATTTCTTGATCAGTTTATCATACATACAAGTCTCATTGATTCACGTTTTGGTATTGTTGTTCATAGGTAGGAACATCGTCCATTTTGATATACAAGTCTCATAGATTCATGTTTTTGGTGAGGATTAAGGTATCCAAGAAGGATGATCCAAAGGTGATAATTTTGATGCAACAAGCTGAGTTTCTCAGTTCATTGGCTCGGAACAGAGCATGGAGGACAGGAGGAGCTGCTTGGGACTATTGGCAAAGTGCTTTCactagttttgaaattttgtagtAGGTTGAGTTAGTATTAGACTTGGTATGTATATTTTGGATAAGTTATgcaattaaaattatgtatttttggataatatatggaatataaaagttatatataagtttaatgatattttgtaataaaaagacaaaaccctaaaccctaaacataaactttcaaattcagtattttaataatataacttcaatcttaaatttaaattcagaatttaatcatttaaaaatataatctcaaataaataaaaatttacatcaagttctaaaccctaaacatgccCTAAATCCTAACTACATATCTCAAACCATATATCTTAAATtccattttatacataaatcttctactttaaacattttaatctAAACActcaaattatataccatacagaaaaatttaactttaaacaTTATAATGCAAACCCTACATGTACCCCAAACCCTACTTATATCTCCAAACCCTATATCATATTTCAAATTCTATACAATAAGTATTAaatcataacattttaaatttataacacttattttatactaaataatgaaattatacaaactataaaaatttaataaaatcactatattcataacataacttcaatccctaaactctaaaccacaTACCTCATATTGACCtaaaacattaaatcttaatttttaatattttagtcaatccacaattttaaattttaaata
The DNA window shown above is from Brassica oleracea var. oleracea cultivar TO1000 unplaced genomic scaffold, BOL UnpScaffold00934, whole genome shotgun sequence and carries:
- the LOC106320470 gene encoding myrosinase MB1: MDYFKTKYGDPLIYVTENGFSTPSSENREQAIADYKRIDYLCSHLCFLRKVIKEKGVNVRGYFAWALGDNYEFCKGFTVRFGLSYVNWEDLDDRNLKESGKWYQRFINRTVKNSAKQDFLRSSLSSQSQKKRLADA